From a single Leishmania panamensis strain MHOM/PA/94/PSC-1 chromosome 2 sequence genomic region:
- a CDS encoding hypothetical protein (TriTrypDB/GeneDB-style sysID: LpmP.02.0470), with protein sequence MSTAADRQAFLRLMGLTDADIADPDQQPGAMPHSQTSSSNYVTGKAQRGATYNSPTVSSVTGLSHSASLGGYSTRPSLMTTANTLRNTSLISASGPPSSSRTLFSTPRSVHWEEEHTATTSPASQPPQQVGTSGCTAAAISEELKENGNCAFEAGAFCEAVQHYTSAINALAASPTHSDAEVMLLAALYSNRSAAYLQAAHELPSAEDAYAHALCDADRTVALRLSWFKGYARQGDTYFKLKQYGAAAEAYEMALQLDPPNHALMNALAESRQRAKQVAREELELRRIMLSTTSTTPSLVSTMTGQSGESTRCEGDPRRGAAASQRVQTPHDVYDGGRRRSGQAQQLWAELKREVEATAHEVTGDAYRLQQLERFRVRNSKEATPTACQTAERNTYAKHAAVSSTGAPSSAPMQGKSVAGPRVGAGSRLDANTGTAAAAAERCHVASASPFSAMVLSSESQLPPRRRFSDSPTAGGIAAAMTTFNGPVQSARDVPYEFSSAAASAYQQHLLEVFRQRKAASK encoded by the coding sequence AtgtccaccgcagcggacCGGCAGGCGTTTCTACGCCTCATGGGGCTGACTGACGCCGATATCGCTGACCCTGACCAACAGCCCGGCGCCATGCCCCACTCGCAGACCTCCTCCAGCAACTACGTGACTGGAAAGGCGCAACGTGGGGCCACGTACAACTCACCGACAGTGTCATCTGTCACCGGCCTCTCCCACTCCGCATCTCTTGGTGGTTATTCAACTCGACCCTCGCTCATGACCACAGCGAACACCCTGCGCAATACCTCCCTGATCAGCGCTAGCGGGCCGCCATCGTCTTCTCGgactctcttctccacaccGCGTAGCGTGCATTGGGAGGAAGagcacaccgccaccacctcacccgcgtcgcagccgccgcaacAAGTCGGTACGTCAggctgcaccgcagctgccatcagcgaggagctgaaggagaatGGGAACTGTGCCTTTGAGGCTGGTGCCTTTTGCGAGGCTGTTCAGCACTACACATCCGCCATCAATGCCCTGGCTGCCAGCCCCACACACAGCGACGCGGAGGTGATGCTACTCGCCGCGTTGTACAGCAACCGCTCCGCTGCTTACTTGCAAGCGGCGCACGAGTTGCCCAGTGCCGAGGATGCTTACGCGCACGCCTTGTGCGATGCAGACCGAACCGTGGCGCTGCGCTTGTCATGGTTTAAGGGGTATGCGCGGCAGGGAGACACGTACTTCAAGCTTAAACAAtacggcgccgcggcggaggcgtacgagatggcgctgcagctggaccCACCTAACCACGCCCTGATGAATGCACTGGCAGAGTCACGCCAGCGCGCAAAGCAGGTGGCGAGGGAGGAGTtagagctgcgccgcataATGCTCTCGACCACAAGCACGACGCCGTCGCTCGTGTCGACCATGACCGGCCAAAGCGGTGAGAGCACGCGGTGTGAGGGCGATCCCCgccgcggtgcggcagcgtcacagAGGGTGCAAACCCCACACGACGTGTACGATGGCGGTCGTCGTCGCAGTGGccaagcgcagcagctgtgggcTGAGCTGAAACGTGAGGTcgaggcgacggcgcacGAGGTCACCGGAGACGCCTAcaggctgcagcagctcgagcgGTTCCGGGTACGGAACAGCAAAGAAGCGACACCAACGGCATGCCAGACTGCCGAGAGGAATACGTATGCGAAGCATGCGGCTGTCTCGTCTACTGGAGCACCGAGCTCTGCGCCGATGCAGGGGAAGAGTGTTGCAGGGCCTCGGGTCGGTGCAGGGTCAAGACTGGATGCCAACACGggtactgctgccgctgcggcggagcgcTGCCATGTGGCGTCTGCTTCGCCCTTCTCCGCCATGGTGCTGTCGTCTGAGtctcagctgccgccgcgacgccGCTTCTCTGACTCGCCTACTGCTGGCGGCATTGCGGCAGCCATGACCACCTTCAATGGACCGGTGCAGAGTGCTCGCGACGTGCCATACGAGTTTTCCAGCGCGGCCGCCTCTGCGtatcagcagcacctcctcgagGTGTTTCGTCAGCGCAAAGCAGCGTCAAAATGA
- a CDS encoding ARP2/3 complex subunit, putative (TriTrypDB/GeneDB-style sysID: LpmP.02.0480), translated as MAGEKQLYYDCVERTLLVALCLQSFASDVTEGCAVPEVELMSPYTATDASPFPFLVHPATADASLQSNKLQLQWSSGDECLVEGSFNSTRVSFWFAAAHQPDDVLSTQLLSEYLAFFCSHDAATGTLPVLRCAPVRQALMAKPAADAADQVIYDVSFLVLAAHVRQYGRHSLARFIMTFVKEAEAAVDMLKASLNSSGRAAAQSFFSLPVQANDDEDGEAGGQ; from the coding sequence ATGGCAGGGGAAAAGCAGCTGTACTACGACTGCGTCGAGCGTACGCTGTTGGTAGCACTGTGCTTGCAGTCCTTCGCTTCCGACGTGACGGAGGGGTGCGCCGTGCCCGAGGTGGAGTTGATGTCACCCTACACGGCCACAGATGCCTCGCCGTTTCCCTTCCTCGTTCACCCTGCCACCGCTGATGCTTCGTTGCAGAGCAAcaaactgcagctgcagtggagcAGCGGGGATGAGTGTCTTGTTGAGGGATCATTCAACAGCACCCGCGTGTCCTTCTGGTTTGCAGCGGCTCACCAGCCCGATGACGTCCTctcgacgcagctgctgagcgaaTATTTGGCGTTCTTCTGCTCTCATGACGCGGCAACCGGTACGCTGCCCGTTCTTCGCTGTGCCCCTGTGCGGCAAGCCTTGATGGCCAAACCCGCAGCGGATGCGGCAGACCAAGTCATCTACGACGTGTCGTTCTTAGTGCTggccgcgcacgtgcgccaGTACGGCCGGCACAGCCTGGCGCGATTTATCATGACGTTCGTCAAGGAGGCCGAGGCCGCCGTTGATATGTTGAAGGCATCGCTGAACTCCAGTgggcgcgcagctgcgcagtcgTTTTTCTCGCTTCCTGTGCAGGcgaacgacgacgaggatgggGAGGCGGGAGGGCAATGA
- a CDS encoding hypothetical protein (TriTrypDB/GeneDB-style sysID: LpmP.02.0490), whose amino-acid sequence MSEELILQWTKRVSDAEEELSRMEEDINAVKQQRKSLKADIHKYEDVVASEKCDLLTSLERVEAQAKDLGAQCEETLTEKDCAEREYMATLDAYENLHFLVREIKDAEEHLQSRDDLETRLQRESVIWAEEEHALRRTLHQLQQQQTQTRRAQEAELRELEAQLLNVEQRQRDERAGRCGATAQATRLVVRSSRQPTPASPKSVVPAEEDAFVRANTGGAMPTRSAPLRSCLKMPVSGHTSGNAAATAPRPPTAASAPVSRCASQSLVSDSAASGVGRQGIDGGDRPSLQVLPEMRAYSYGAPAKPGARKREFLGDTTNNQ is encoded by the coding sequence ATGTCGGAGGAGCTGATCCTGCAGTGGACGAAGCGCGTCTCggacgcggaggaggagctcagccgcatggaggaggacatCAACGCCGttaagcagcagcgcaagtcGCTTAAGGCGGACATTCACAAGTACGAAGACGTCGTGGCGAGCGAGAAGTGCGACCTCCTCACGTCGCTAGAGCgggtggaggcgcaggcgaAGGACCTCGGCGCACAATGCGAGGAGACGCTAACGGAGAAGGACTGCGCGGAGAGGGAGTACATGGCTACCTTGGACGCCTACGAGAACCTGCACTTTCTCGTGCGCGAAATCAAGGATGCCGAGGAGCATTTGCAGAGCCGGGACGACCTCGAGACccgcctgcagcgcgagAGCGTCATctgggcggaggaggagcatgcgctgcgccgtacgcttcaccagctccagcagcagcaaacgcAGACCCGCCGCGCGCAAGAGgctgagctgcgcgagctAGAGGCGCAGCTGTTGAACGTCGAGCAACGTCAGCGCGACGAAAGGGCAGGGCGGTGTGGAGCGACGGCTCAAGCGACCCGCCtcgtggtgcgcagcagtcgtCAGCCGACGCCTGCGTCACCGAAGTCTGTCGTGCCAGCTGAAGAAGACGCCTTCGTGCGTGCCAACACGGGCGGTGCGATGCCTACCAGATCGGCGCCGCTCAGGTCATGCTTGAAGATGCCAGTCAGTGGCCATACAAGCGGCAACGCAGCAGCTACAGCCCCTCGCCCCCCTACCGCTGCCTCAGCGCCGGtgagccgctgcgcctcccaGTCGTTGGTGTCTGACTCTGCCGCGAGCGGCGTAGGGCGGCAGGGAATCGATGGCGGTGATCGGCCTTCGCTGCAAGTGCTGCCGGAGATGCGCGCCTACTCGTACGGGGCACCAGCCAAGCCCGGGGCTCGTAAGCGCGAGTTTCTGGGAGACACCACCAACAACCAGTGA